Within the Oceaniferula flava genome, the region GGCGTCGCCTTGTATGACTGGGTTCGGGACACCGGGTATGATTTGGAGCCATTGTTCGCCGCTGCGGAGCTCGCCTCGCTGCCGGATGCCTCGAGTCGCGATCAGTTGATCTCCTACGTTGGCGCCGCAGAACCTGAAGTTCGCTTCTGGGGAGCGTATGGTCTGGGGCTGCTTGCCGAACGAGGTGAGCTAACCGAGTGTCCCGCGCCACTGCGCAAGGCCGTGAGCGATTCCGATAGCTCCGTGGCCGCCGCCGCCGCGCTGGCCTGCTGTCTGGCCGGCGAAACGAAGATTGGCATGGATGCGTTGATCCAGGGGCTCGCAACTCATCGTGGGGAGGCCAAAGATCCCTTCTATTCCGCTTTGGAAACCTTGTCGTGGATGCCATCCCAGCAGGCCACGCTCCGGGCGTATCTGGAGCCGATCCAGAAGACCGGTGGGTTTCCGGCCAAATCGATCAGTATCAACCTCGGCGATCAGTCTCTCGAGAGCATGTTTGGTCAGAAGGCCCGCAAGAAGGGGATCTTGGTCAACAAGGACCTACGCGATCAGCAACCGATGCCATAAGGGGGGTGCGCTGGGAACGATCGAGCTGCGCGACCCAGCCAGCCTCATCGAGTAAGGAAGACATGGTTTTCGCTCGTCTTGTCAAAGGGTGCGTTTAGTTTGACTCGACCCCTGCGAGTGTCTCTCGCCATCTACCTATGAATCCACATCAAGTCCTTCGTCGTTTTCTCTCCGGCATAGCGCCCATCGTTGCTCTGCTCGTTGGCTCATTCACCTCAGTTGTCGCGAAGGAGTCGCCCCATGCGGTGCTCATTGCTGGCACCCACCATTACTCGCCGCATGTGTCGATGCCGAAATTTGCCGCCGAGTTGGATCGCTTGGGGTTTACGACCACGGTGGTGAATCCAGACTGGGATCCGGAGAAAGACAAGCGCGGCCTGCCTGGGCTGGAAGCTCTGGAACGTGCCGACGTGGCGGTGTTTTTTATCCGCTTCCTCAAGCTGGAAGAAGCGCAGCTCAAACACATCATGGATTACGTCCGGGCGGGGAAACCGGTAGTTTGCCTGAGAACCAGCACGCATGGCTTCAACTACCAGAAAGATCACCCTCGACAGGACCTCAATATGTCCTTTGGGCGCGACGTGTTTGGCACACCCTATCAGATTCACTTGAAGGGCGGAACGACCATTCAAGTGGCCAAGGGCGCCGAGAAACATCCGATCCTAACCGGCGTGGATTTGGCAAATTGGA harbors:
- a CDS encoding ThuA domain-containing protein — protein: MNPHQVLRRFLSGIAPIVALLVGSFTSVVAKESPHAVLIAGTHHYSPHVSMPKFAAELDRLGFTTTVVNPDWDPEKDKRGLPGLEALERADVAVFFIRFLKLEEAQLKHIMDYVRAGKPVVCLRTSTHGFNYQKDHPRQDLNMSFGRDVFGTPYQIHLKGGTTIQVAKGAEKHPILTGVDLANWKSPGTLYLVKPQPGITPLLMGTGRSGKVGKKSNQFGSFDLKEEMTDVVAWTWKNKWNGRTFTTSLGHMGDFAVAQSMRVMVNGVFWAAGEQAPAAETEIRTLQFKGAKQKKKPAR